One window of the Shewanella khirikhana genome contains the following:
- a CDS encoding HlyD family secretion protein, protein MKANRLLAAIALLGLVVALVCGLMLAHTPKSAPLQGQIEAREYHVSSKVPGRIEEVMVRRGDTVAAGDLLYVIDSPELNAKLMQAEGGRDAARAMQLEADSGARKQQIAAQKEQWLKAKAGLALAKTTFDRVDNLFQEGVVPRQKRDEAYTQWQAAKYTEQAALAVYQMTEEGAREETKAAAAGNARMAEGAVKEVSAILADSQMRAPRGGEVSEVLLQSGELAPSGFPVVSLVDMSDAWAVFQLREDMLKDVKKGEVKRLYIPALDTNAEFKVNHIAVMGDFATWRSTESGHDFDLRTFEVELVPVKPIDGLRAGMSAIWE, encoded by the coding sequence ATGAAGGCCAATCGTTTACTTGCCGCCATCGCGCTGCTGGGGCTTGTCGTCGCGCTGGTGTGTGGGCTGATGCTGGCCCATACGCCCAAGAGTGCGCCACTGCAGGGGCAGATTGAAGCCCGCGAATACCATGTCTCCTCCAAGGTGCCCGGCCGTATCGAAGAGGTGATGGTGCGCCGTGGTGATACAGTTGCCGCCGGCGACCTTCTGTACGTAATTGATAGCCCTGAACTGAACGCCAAGTTGATGCAGGCAGAAGGCGGCCGCGATGCTGCCCGCGCCATGCAGCTTGAGGCAGACAGCGGTGCCCGTAAGCAACAAATTGCAGCTCAGAAAGAACAGTGGCTTAAGGCCAAGGCCGGGTTAGCGCTTGCCAAAACCACCTTCGATAGGGTCGATAACCTGTTTCAGGAAGGCGTTGTGCCGCGGCAAAAGCGTGATGAAGCCTACACCCAGTGGCAGGCGGCCAAGTACACAGAGCAGGCGGCGCTGGCGGTGTATCAGATGACTGAGGAAGGCGCCCGGGAAGAAACCAAGGCGGCCGCCGCAGGTAATGCCCGCATGGCCGAGGGCGCAGTAAAAGAAGTCAGCGCCATTCTGGCCGACAGTCAGATGCGCGCCCCCAGAGGCGGCGAAGTATCTGAGGTGCTGCTGCAGTCCGGCGAGCTGGCGCCGTCCGGGTTTCCGGTGGTGAGCTTGGTGGACATGAGCGATGCCTGGGCCGTGTTCCAGCTGCGCGAAGACATGCTCAAGGATGTGAAAAAGGGCGAGGTGAAGCGCCTGTACATTCCTGCGCTTGATACCAACGCCGAGTTTAAGGTGAACCACATCGCGGTAATGGGTGACTTTGCCACCTGGCGCTCCACCGAGAGTGGCCACGATTTCGACCTGCGCACCTTTGAGGTGGAGCTGGTGCCTGTGAAACCCATCGACGGCCTGCGCGCCGGCATGTCGGCGATTTGGGAATAA
- a CDS encoding carotenoid oxygenase family protein, translating to MERREFLLKALATLATSSLMLQSRSLWAMQGKSYAELFDNALKTQPILKGWQGLSNDIAPYSVAWEGKLPSELYGRRFFRNGPGLQCRAGERYEHWFDGDGFINQFTLGEQLTHQGRFVRTAKFEQESRAGHFLYNGAGSRVANARPIRSNETINTANTALLPLGNEILALWEAGAPYRLDSQSLETKGALSFSEALSGVPFSAHPHKDSQGFIWNFGDLSLLGYPGMMLYQLDAAGKLLKYHSIPVEAGYVHDFVVTDNYLVFYLPPIKLERAELYLESLKWQPNQGGRLLLVDKNSLTISREIHFEPGFVFHFGNGFEIKTDQRRQLVLSACWYPNADVMLKTMQHVADPEHLFSTDKAELCSIHIDLKGADARLVKSGLAFEFIQFDGRLSGQSGATHFGVSKQHGKVFNGLAAVSAGASSGVASNEPFGKQQYFGFGDAVVAEEPLFIPSAEHGGYLINTSLDYRAGQTHVNLFLAERLSDGPIARAALMQQLPLGFHGALI from the coding sequence ATGGAACGTCGCGAATTTTTGCTTAAAGCACTGGCAACGCTGGCTACATCCAGCCTGATGTTGCAAAGCCGCAGCCTGTGGGCAATGCAAGGGAAGTCCTATGCGGAGCTGTTTGATAATGCGTTAAAAACCCAGCCGATTCTGAAGGGCTGGCAGGGCCTGAGTAACGATATCGCGCCTTATTCGGTCGCCTGGGAAGGCAAGCTGCCCAGTGAGCTCTACGGCAGGCGTTTCTTCCGCAATGGCCCCGGGCTGCAATGTCGCGCAGGTGAGCGTTATGAGCACTGGTTCGATGGCGATGGTTTTATTAACCAATTCACCCTGGGGGAACAGCTTACCCATCAGGGGCGCTTTGTCCGCACCGCCAAGTTTGAGCAGGAAAGCCGTGCCGGGCACTTTTTGTATAACGGCGCCGGCAGCCGGGTTGCCAATGCCAGGCCCATCCGCTCCAACGAAACCATCAACACAGCCAACACGGCGCTGCTGCCGCTTGGGAATGAGATCCTGGCGCTGTGGGAGGCGGGCGCGCCCTACCGGCTCGATAGTCAAAGCCTTGAAACCAAGGGGGCGCTGAGCTTTTCTGAGGCGCTGAGCGGCGTGCCTTTCTCGGCGCACCCCCATAAAGACAGTCAGGGGTTTATCTGGAACTTTGGCGATCTCAGTTTGCTGGGATACCCGGGGATGATGCTTTATCAATTGGATGCCGCGGGCAAGCTGCTCAAATACCACAGCATTCCGGTTGAAGCGGGTTATGTGCACGATTTTGTAGTCACCGACAATTACCTGGTGTTCTACCTGCCGCCGATAAAGCTTGAGCGCGCCGAGTTGTATCTGGAGTCACTCAAGTGGCAGCCTAACCAGGGCGGACGCCTGCTGTTGGTGGATAAAAACAGCCTGACCATCAGCCGGGAAATCCACTTCGAGCCCGGGTTTGTGTTCCACTTTGGCAATGGTTTTGAGATAAAAACCGACCAGCGCCGGCAGTTGGTGCTGAGCGCCTGTTGGTACCCCAACGCCGATGTGATGCTGAAAACCATGCAGCACGTGGCCGACCCCGAGCACCTGTTCAGTACCGACAAGGCCGAGCTTTGCAGTATTCATATCGACCTCAAAGGCGCGGATGCCAGGCTTGTAAAGAGCGGTTTAGCGTTCGAGTTTATCCAGTTCGATGGTCGCTTAAGTGGTCAATCCGGCGCGACTCACTTTGGTGTCAGTAAGCAGCATGGCAAGGTATTCAATGGCTTGGCTGCCGTCAGTGCTGGCGCAAGCTCTGGAGTGGCAAGCAACGAACCCTTTGGCAAACAGCAGTACTTTGGCTTTGGCGATGCTGTGGTGGCCGAAGAGCCGCTGTTTATCCCCTCGGCAGAGCATGGTGGATACCTGATAAACACCAGCCTCGATTATCGTGCCGGTCAAACCCATGTGAACCTGTTTTTGGCAGAGCGGTTAAGCGATGGCCCCATCGCCCGTGCGGCATTAATGCAACAATTGCCCCTTGGGTTTCATGGCGCACTGATCTAG
- a CDS encoding ABC transporter permease, which translates to MSLLRLLLSELKAIVSDKAIAVTLFGGVLFYAVLYPLPYLHQVPTEQALVVVDLDNTSLSRTLVRHADASPKIRVAAGAGSIHEAKALIASGDFHGLLVIPKGFKRDLLLGKGATLSYGGDASYFLVYSALVEGLVSAGMDAAKSVQLLGLLSRGESFTGATLKLTPMHLNAVPAYNPSLGYTPYVVPGLFLLILHQTLLIGTGILGAGHWGSTPLAKGQSASAAAAAPYWTQVSALKLLCGRSLAFGLLYLGFGSFYLGWCYHWYGVSVQSSLAQMLLFALPFLLATLFAGIAASTLFSRRDLPTQVMLLASMPILFVSGFVWPLSLIPEPLVLVSKVIPAVPAIFGMLKLNQLGAGFEAVMNEWLILWGLTAVYFVLAFAGLSWRLKPWRS; encoded by the coding sequence ATGAGCCTGCTGCGACTCCTCCTCAGTGAACTGAAAGCCATTGTCAGTGACAAGGCGATTGCCGTGACCCTGTTTGGCGGCGTGCTGTTTTATGCAGTGCTTTATCCGCTGCCCTATTTGCATCAGGTGCCCACCGAGCAGGCGCTGGTGGTAGTGGATTTGGACAACACCAGCTTGAGTCGCACCCTGGTTCGCCATGCCGATGCCAGCCCCAAAATCCGGGTGGCAGCAGGCGCTGGCAGTATTCATGAGGCCAAGGCGCTGATTGCCAGCGGCGACTTCCATGGTTTGTTGGTGATCCCCAAAGGGTTCAAGCGCGACTTGTTGCTGGGGAAGGGCGCCACCTTAAGCTACGGCGGCGATGCCAGTTACTTTTTGGTGTACTCGGCGCTGGTGGAAGGTCTGGTATCTGCAGGGATGGACGCCGCCAAATCGGTGCAGCTTTTGGGGCTTTTGAGTCGCGGCGAATCTTTTACCGGTGCTACCTTGAAGCTTACCCCCATGCACCTCAATGCGGTGCCCGCCTATAACCCGAGCCTGGGTTACACCCCTTATGTGGTGCCCGGACTCTTCCTGCTGATTTTGCATCAGACGCTCTTGATTGGTACCGGCATTTTAGGCGCCGGACATTGGGGCTCAACGCCTTTGGCCAAGGGGCAATCCGCCAGTGCTGCAGCTGCTGCACCATACTGGACTCAGGTTTCTGCGCTGAAGCTGCTTTGTGGCCGCAGCCTGGCCTTCGGGCTCTTGTATCTTGGATTTGGCAGCTTTTACCTTGGCTGGTGTTATCACTGGTATGGGGTATCGGTGCAGTCCAGTCTGGCGCAGATGTTGCTGTTTGCACTGCCGTTTTTGCTGGCAACCCTGTTTGCCGGTATCGCGGCCAGTACCCTTTTCAGTCGCCGTGATTTGCCGACACAGGTGATGCTGCTGGCCTCCATGCCTATTCTGTTTGTCAGTGGTTTCGTGTGGCCGCTGTCGCTCATCCCCGAGCCGCTGGTGCTGGTATCCAAGGTGATTCCTGCTGTGCCGGCGATTTTCGGTATGCTCAAACTCAATCAGCTCGGTGCGGGATTTGAGGCGGTGATGAATGAGTGGCTGATTCTGTGGGGACTTACCGCAGTGTATTTTGTGCTGGCATTTGCCGGGCTCAGCTGGCGGCTTAAGCCGTGGCGTAGTTAA
- the pmbA gene encoding metalloprotease PmbA yields MSSNKIEVEMEALKDAVAMALDYAKTLGTSAAEVAISKQQGLSVSTRLKEVETVEFNKDGALGITVFRDGCKGSSSTSDLSPEAIRQAVKAADDIARYTSADPCNGLAEASLMAKAVADLELYHPESLTPEELTELAIRAEAAALEADPRIKNSDGASANAHTGIKVYGNSHGFLNGYCSSRYSLSCVVIGEEDDGNMQRDYDYSISRRYGELLAPELVGQKAAAKTLSRLGGRKIATGKMPVLFAHEVATGLVGHLISAISGSSLYRKSSFLLDSLDTQVFPEWLSIREEPHLLAGLASAPYDSEGVATVDRDIIRDGVLATYLLTAYSSRKLGMTNTGHAGGIYNWTLSDSGMDFDALVRQMGTGLIVTEVMGQGVNMVTGDYSRGAAGFYVENGEILYPVEEITIAGNLKDMYRSIQAVSQDRDLRSSIRTGGILLDAMKVAGN; encoded by the coding sequence GTGTCATCGAACAAGATTGAAGTGGAAATGGAGGCCCTGAAAGACGCAGTGGCCATGGCTTTGGACTATGCCAAAACGCTCGGCACCAGCGCCGCCGAAGTGGCCATTTCTAAGCAGCAGGGCCTGTCGGTGTCGACCCGCCTCAAAGAGGTGGAAACCGTCGAGTTCAACAAGGATGGCGCCCTGGGGATCACTGTGTTTCGTGACGGCTGCAAGGGCAGCTCCTCTACCTCAGATTTAAGCCCCGAGGCCATTCGTCAGGCGGTAAAGGCTGCCGATGACATTGCCCGCTATACCTCAGCCGACCCCTGCAACGGTCTGGCAGAAGCCAGTCTGATGGCCAAGGCCGTGGCCGATCTTGAGTTGTATCATCCCGAGAGTCTGACCCCGGAAGAGCTGACCGAGCTGGCAATCCGCGCTGAGGCGGCTGCGCTCGAGGCCGACCCGCGAATTAAGAATTCCGATGGCGCCAGCGCCAACGCCCATACCGGCATTAAGGTGTACGGCAACAGCCACGGCTTCCTTAACGGTTACTGCTCGTCACGCTACTCCTTAAGCTGCGTGGTGATAGGCGAAGAAGACGATGGCAACATGCAGCGGGACTACGATTACAGCATTTCCCGCCGTTATGGCGAGCTGCTCGCCCCCGAGTTGGTGGGCCAGAAAGCCGCCGCCAAAACCTTAAGCCGCCTGGGTGGCCGCAAGATTGCCACCGGCAAGATGCCGGTGCTGTTTGCCCACGAAGTGGCCACAGGTCTGGTTGGCCACCTTATCAGCGCCATCAGTGGCTCAAGCCTGTACCGTAAATCGAGCTTTTTGCTGGATTCGCTGGATACCCAGGTGTTCCCCGAGTGGCTCAGCATCCGCGAAGAGCCGCATCTGCTCGCAGGCCTTGCCAGTGCCCCCTACGACAGTGAAGGGGTGGCCACGGTCGACCGAGACATTATCCGTGATGGCGTGCTCGCCACCTATCTGCTCACCGCCTATTCATCCCGTAAATTGGGGATGACCAACACGGGTCACGCCGGTGGTATATACAACTGGACCTTAAGCGACAGCGGCATGGACTTCGATGCCCTGGTGCGCCAGATGGGGACCGGTCTGATTGTCACTGAGGTGATGGGGCAGGGCGTGAACATGGTTACCGGCGACTACTCCCGTGGCGCGGCCGGTTTCTACGTCGAAAACGGCGAAATCCTCTATCCGGTGGAAGAGATCACCATTGCCGGTAACCTCAAAGACATGTACCGCAGTATTCAGGCGGTCAGTCAGGACAGAGATCTGCGCTCTTCCATCCGCACCGGCGGCATATTGCTGGATGCTATGAAGGTGGCCGGTAACTAA
- the yjgA gene encoding ribosome biogenesis factor YjgA, producing the protein MNVVGDPENFKQPYDEDEDYISKTSFKKESHAAQELGKRLLSLSKSQLDKLELDESLLDALIAAKKIKPNTEAHRRQVQFIGKLMRNLDSEAITAALDKVTNRNNSEAARVHVLEKVRDRLLSEGDAEIQALIEAHSALERQKLRQLVRALAKEVAAEAAKEEPDPAKALESKAAKELHKYLREGMAE; encoded by the coding sequence ATGAACGTCGTCGGCGATCCCGAGAATTTCAAACAGCCTTATGACGAGGACGAAGATTACATCAGTAAGACGTCCTTTAAGAAGGAATCCCATGCGGCACAAGAGCTGGGCAAGCGTCTGCTTAGCCTGAGCAAGAGCCAGCTGGACAAACTCGAGCTGGATGAAAGCCTGCTCGATGCCCTGATTGCAGCCAAGAAAATTAAGCCCAACACCGAGGCGCACCGTCGTCAGGTGCAGTTTATCGGTAAGCTGATGCGTAACCTCGACAGCGAGGCCATCACGGCAGCGCTGGATAAGGTGACTAACCGCAACAATTCCGAAGCTGCCCGGGTGCACGTGCTGGAAAAAGTGCGTGACCGACTGCTGAGCGAAGGCGACGCCGAAATTCAGGCACTGATTGAAGCCCATTCGGCTCTGGAACGGCAAAAGCTGCGTCAGCTGGTACGTGCCCTGGCCAAAGAAGTGGCCGCCGAAGCCGCAAAGGAAGAGCCCGACCCAGCCAAGGCGCTCGAGTCCAAGGCCGCCAAAGAGCTGCACAAATACCTGCGCGAAGGCATGGCCGAGTAA
- a CDS encoding substrate-binding periplasmic protein: MKCTFILLSLLSFSSVGCELTMGYRTSERLPYIHAEPDNSGLFDDLYRTAAARIGCELNIVRAPKNRIIRDLMHGKIDFYPSFGFNRQRMRFAHFVPNGLPERYTGISREGTPDIRQPTELVDHDMVLLISPGGYDLGGLPDKLETRRPPDMDVPQALGLLRARKGDFFIYDEITLNYYLKRDGRTALKLHHDCCESPRTMYLGFSRKSPHFDDEPNPAYDADKPLTPENLPRRLRAGTKAEQFSKSLALMLKEGKTQALIHSAALERGAATLHG; encoded by the coding sequence ATGAAATGCACTTTCATTCTGCTGTCGTTGCTCAGTTTTTCCAGTGTTGGCTGCGAGCTCACCATGGGTTACCGAACCAGCGAACGCCTGCCCTACATTCATGCCGAGCCCGATAATTCCGGCCTGTTTGATGACCTCTACCGCACCGCAGCCGCCCGAATAGGCTGCGAGCTCAACATAGTCCGAGCCCCGAAAAACCGGATTATCCGCGACCTGATGCACGGCAAAATCGACTTCTACCCCAGCTTTGGCTTTAACCGCCAGCGGATGCGCTTTGCCCACTTTGTGCCCAATGGTCTGCCCGAGCGTTACACCGGCATCAGCCGCGAAGGCACCCCGGATATCCGCCAGCCAACCGAGTTGGTTGACCATGATATGGTGCTGCTGATTTCTCCCGGCGGTTACGATTTGGGTGGTCTGCCCGACAAGCTGGAAACCCGCCGGCCGCCGGATATGGACGTACCACAGGCGCTAGGACTGCTGCGCGCACGAAAGGGCGACTTCTTTATTTACGATGAAATCACCCTCAACTATTACCTGAAACGGGATGGCCGCACCGCCCTGAAACTGCACCATGACTGCTGCGAATCCCCAAGAACCATGTACCTTGGCTTCTCGCGCAAAAGCCCGCACTTTGATGACGAGCCCAACCCGGCTTATGATGCCGACAAGCCGCTGACGCCGGAAAATCTGCCGCGGCGCCTCAGAGCCGGAACCAAGGCTGAGCAATTCTCCAAGAGTCTGGCGCTGATGTTGAAAGAGGGCAAAACACAGGCACTTATCCACTCGGCGGCGCTGGAGCGCGGCGCTGCCACACTGCATGGCTAA
- a CDS encoding ABC transporter permease, whose protein sequence is MRALLRRELCALWQSPWQLALVSWLPILSMLALWWLFSAALPRQLPVAWVDLDNSSISRELGRHVAASPVASPESFTHLEDAIAAMNRAEVYALVVVPVGFSRELMTGGDPTLDVRYNGQFLLVGKLLAANLQLAIADAMKPLAYTKQLAGGASPHQARVNMAPIETQTTALFNRNNNYVGFLVPPVLIALWQLIAMLVFANALNRELGEEAETPLRARLAAKFVFYAPLLLAQGLFIHALLFGFLALPLAGSPLWLVPAMLATLLAVFVMVALIFLIMQEAARVVSFCTALFAPAFAFMGVTFPVHDMPQAAQYWRLLMPSSHYIDSHIALVSYGVSGTELLLKLGSFAPFLLLLVPIYALAGKGLRVQEVADGANEEPAL, encoded by the coding sequence ATGCGAGCCTTGCTGCGCCGGGAACTCTGCGCACTCTGGCAAAGCCCCTGGCAGTTGGCGCTGGTGAGCTGGCTGCCGATTTTATCGATGCTGGCGCTGTGGTGGCTGTTCAGTGCGGCGCTGCCGCGCCAATTGCCGGTGGCCTGGGTCGACCTGGATAACAGCAGCATCAGCCGTGAGCTTGGTCGTCATGTGGCGGCAAGCCCGGTGGCAAGCCCTGAGTCTTTCACTCATCTGGAGGATGCCATTGCCGCCATGAACCGCGCCGAGGTGTACGCGCTGGTGGTGGTGCCTGTGGGGTTCAGCCGCGAGCTGATGACCGGTGGCGATCCTACCCTGGATGTGCGTTACAACGGCCAGTTTTTGCTGGTGGGCAAACTGCTGGCGGCCAATTTGCAACTGGCCATCGCCGATGCCATGAAGCCTTTGGCCTACACCAAGCAGCTTGCCGGTGGCGCCAGTCCCCATCAGGCCAGAGTGAATATGGCGCCTATTGAAACCCAAACCACGGCACTGTTTAACCGCAACAACAACTACGTGGGCTTTTTGGTGCCACCGGTGCTGATTGCCCTGTGGCAGCTGATTGCCATGTTGGTGTTCGCCAATGCCCTCAATCGTGAACTGGGTGAAGAGGCAGAGACGCCACTGCGCGCCCGTCTTGCGGCCAAATTTGTGTTTTATGCGCCGCTGTTGCTGGCGCAGGGGCTCTTTATCCACGCGCTGCTGTTTGGTTTTCTGGCTTTGCCGTTGGCAGGCTCGCCGCTGTGGCTGGTGCCTGCCATGCTTGCCACTTTACTCGCAGTATTTGTGATGGTGGCGCTTATCTTTCTTATCATGCAGGAGGCCGCGCGGGTGGTGAGCTTTTGCACCGCGCTGTTTGCCCCGGCGTTTGCCTTTATGGGCGTTACCTTTCCGGTACACGATATGCCCCAGGCGGCCCAGTACTGGCGACTTTTGATGCCATCAAGCCACTATATCGACTCCCACATTGCGCTGGTTAGCTATGGCGTCAGCGGCACTGAGCTGCTGCTTAAACTCGGCTCCTTCGCTCCCTTCTTACTGCTGCTGGTGCCCATTTATGCCCTGGCGGGCAAGGGGCTGCGCGTGCAGGAAGTGGCGGACGGTGCAAATGAGGAACCAGCCCTATGA
- a CDS encoding NADP-dependent oxidoreductase: MTDSINRRIVLASRPVGAPTSDNFRLETLAKPEPKQGEVLLRTIYLSLDPYMRGRMSDAKSYAEPVALGEVMIGGTVCQVEVSNHPDFAVGDWVLAYNVGWQSYAVSGADGLLKLGANPSHPSYALGVMGMPGFTAYMGLLDIGAPKAGETIVVAAATGPVGATVGQIGKLKGARVVGVAGGADKCRHAVEVLGFDACIDHKSANFASELAAACPDGIDVYFENVGGAVFDAVMPLLNTSARIPVCGLISQYNATELPAGPDRLSLLMGLILTKRIKVQGFIIFDDYGYRYGEFERDMSQWLAEGKIQYREQIEQGLENAPEHLIGLLEGKNFGKLVIQVNQPL, translated from the coding sequence ATGACTGACTCCATCAACCGCCGCATCGTGCTGGCATCACGCCCTGTCGGCGCACCTACCAGCGACAATTTCCGCCTGGAAACCCTGGCCAAACCCGAACCCAAGCAGGGCGAAGTGCTGCTGCGCACCATCTACCTGTCTCTTGACCCCTATATGCGCGGCCGCATGAGTGACGCCAAATCCTACGCCGAGCCCGTTGCTCTGGGCGAAGTGATGATTGGCGGCACCGTGTGTCAGGTCGAAGTATCCAACCACCCTGACTTCGCCGTAGGTGATTGGGTGCTGGCCTACAACGTGGGCTGGCAAAGCTATGCCGTATCCGGCGCCGACGGCCTGCTGAAACTGGGTGCCAACCCAAGCCATCCATCCTACGCCCTCGGGGTTATGGGCATGCCGGGCTTTACCGCTTATATGGGCCTGCTCGACATTGGCGCGCCAAAAGCCGGTGAAACCATAGTGGTGGCCGCTGCCACAGGGCCTGTGGGTGCTACCGTAGGCCAGATTGGTAAACTGAAAGGTGCGCGTGTGGTGGGCGTTGCCGGCGGCGCCGACAAATGTCGCCATGCCGTTGAAGTACTTGGCTTTGATGCCTGTATCGACCACAAGTCGGCCAACTTTGCCTCCGAGCTTGCCGCCGCCTGCCCCGACGGCATCGATGTCTACTTTGAAAACGTCGGCGGCGCCGTGTTTGATGCAGTGATGCCACTCTTGAACACCAGCGCCCGCATTCCGGTGTGTGGCCTGATTTCCCAATACAACGCCACCGAGCTGCCCGCCGGGCCAGACAGGCTGTCGCTGTTGATGGGACTGATTTTGACCAAGCGCATCAAGGTGCAGGGCTTTATCATTTTTGACGATTATGGCTACCGCTATGGCGAGTTCGAGCGTGATATGAGCCAGTGGCTGGCTGAAGGTAAAATTCAGTATCGCGAACAGATTGAGCAGGGCCTGGAGAATGCCCCCGAGCATCTGATTGGCCTGCTGGAAGGTAAAAACTTCGGCAAGCTGGTGATTCAGGTGAACCAGCCGCTGTAA
- a CDS encoding TolC family protein, translated as MKPIITLLRKPNMVCLSRLAAPGAFGVSSAFGAAVAARAVQGSAAPATANSAGPVPVASSAGRTFMPGLLTALSLVFFAALPSFAHAQSFDEAWQQLQQVSDKLAASSAKVDRARAERDAGEDMNLPELSLNGSYTRLEKPLEMDLRDLNPLASLDPKTLPPALGAALGSIPGELFITPFTEQDIFRASLSAMWPIYTGGRISAAQGIHEAQLAEEQQQRELTRRELFTTLVDRYYGVMVAAELARTQDKLVVSLEKHVEHAKKLEAQGQIAKVERLNAEVALDNARVQASSSRRQYEITELALRSLLKSEPAPSSPLFIASREPSLPYLAELTQKGHPALKLLDAKESQANGLIEVERGAYKPTVFLYGNYTLYEDDSLFAKMEPDWMLGVGFKMPLLARDGRSGKVEAARSALLQARHTKAQTREDLSLLLEQSYRQLKQAEEEYRALASSRELALENLRLRELAFNQGMSTSIERVDAELKLTAVDTQQLGAKFRYVQAYARLMAISGQLDDFVGQTRLAPPVGEQQ; from the coding sequence ATGAAACCTATCATCACACTCCTTCGCAAGCCGAATATGGTGTGTTTGTCCCGCCTGGCTGCACCCGGCGCTTTTGGGGTATCCAGCGCTTTTGGTGCCGCTGTGGCTGCCAGAGCCGTCCAAGGCAGTGCTGCTCCGGCAACTGCGAACAGTGCCGGCCCTGTGCCTGTCGCCTCCAGTGCTGGCCGCACTTTTATGCCGGGATTGCTGACGGCTTTATCCCTGGTCTTTTTTGCGGCCTTGCCTTCTTTCGCCCATGCCCAGAGTTTTGATGAGGCCTGGCAGCAGCTGCAACAGGTAAGCGACAAGCTTGCCGCTTCCAGTGCCAAGGTCGACAGAGCCCGCGCCGAGCGCGATGCCGGGGAAGACATGAACCTGCCTGAGCTGTCGCTTAACGGCAGTTATACCCGTCTGGAAAAGCCGCTGGAGATGGATCTCAGAGACCTGAATCCGCTGGCATCCCTCGACCCCAAGACCCTGCCGCCCGCCCTCGGCGCCGCCCTTGGCAGTATTCCCGGTGAACTCTTTATTACGCCTTTTACCGAGCAGGATATCTTCCGCGCCAGCCTGTCGGCCATGTGGCCCATCTACACCGGCGGCCGCATCAGTGCGGCGCAGGGCATACACGAAGCACAGCTTGCTGAAGAACAGCAGCAGCGGGAGCTGACCCGCCGCGAGCTGTTTACTACTCTGGTGGACCGCTATTACGGGGTGATGGTGGCGGCGGAGCTTGCCCGTACTCAGGACAAATTGGTGGTATCCCTCGAGAAACACGTTGAGCATGCCAAGAAGCTTGAGGCTCAGGGGCAAATTGCCAAAGTGGAACGCCTCAATGCCGAAGTGGCGCTCGACAACGCCAGGGTGCAGGCATCCAGCAGTCGCCGCCAGTACGAAATCACCGAGCTTGCGCTGCGAAGCCTGCTCAAATCCGAACCGGCACCCTCGTCGCCACTGTTTATCGCCAGCCGTGAGCCGTCGCTGCCCTATCTTGCCGAGCTGACCCAAAAGGGGCACCCGGCACTTAAGTTGTTGGATGCAAAAGAATCCCAGGCGAATGGCTTGATTGAGGTCGAGCGCGGCGCCTATAAGCCCACGGTATTCCTATACGGAAATTACACCCTGTACGAGGACGACAGTCTGTTTGCCAAAATGGAGCCGGACTGGATGCTGGGGGTTGGTTTTAAGATGCCGCTGCTGGCCCGCGATGGCCGCAGTGGCAAGGTCGAAGCGGCCAGGAGTGCGCTGCTGCAGGCTCGCCACACCAAGGCGCAGACCCGCGAAGACTTAAGCCTGCTGCTGGAGCAAAGTTATCGCCAGCTAAAGCAGGCCGAGGAAGAGTATCGCGCCCTGGCAAGCTCCCGCGAGCTGGCGCTGGAAAACCTGCGTTTGCGTGAGCTGGCCTTTAATCAGGGCATGTCCACCTCCATCGAGCGGGTGGATGCCGAGCTTAAGCTCACCGCTGTCGACACCCAGCAATTGGGTGCCAAGTTTCGTTATGTGCAGGCTTATGCGCGCCTGATGGCGATATCCGGCCAATTGGATGATTTTGTCGGCCAGACCCGTCTTGCGCCGCCGGTGGGAGAACAACAATGA
- a CDS encoding TetR/AcrR family transcriptional regulator, with the protein MNTKTQDTRQHILDIGYQLVVSKGFAGVGLSELLKTAEVPKGSFYHYFKSKEQFGEALIQAYFSEYLNQLNLLLDSASGNHYQKLMHYWQHWSEQNSCQGQAGKCLVVKLAGEVSDLSEPMRLALLNGTNRIIARVAECIEQGRAAGELGISDSRQTAEQLYNLWIGASLLNKIRLDDASLAQALLTTRQILQPTA; encoded by the coding sequence ATGAACACCAAAACCCAAGACACCCGGCAACACATACTCGACATTGGCTACCAACTGGTGGTCAGCAAAGGCTTTGCCGGTGTGGGCCTGTCGGAGCTGCTGAAAACCGCCGAAGTGCCCAAGGGCTCCTTCTATCACTACTTCAAATCCAAGGAGCAGTTTGGCGAAGCATTGATCCAGGCCTATTTCAGTGAATACCTGAATCAGCTCAACCTGTTGCTGGACAGCGCCTCCGGCAACCACTACCAGAAGCTGATGCACTACTGGCAGCACTGGAGCGAGCAAAACAGCTGTCAGGGCCAGGCTGGAAAATGCCTGGTGGTGAAACTTGCCGGTGAAGTGTCCGATCTATCCGAGCCCATGCGCTTGGCGCTGCTTAACGGCACCAATCGCATCATAGCGCGGGTGGCCGAATGCATCGAACAGGGGCGCGCTGCAGGCGAGCTTGGTATCAGCGACAGCCGCCAGACCGCCGAGCAGCTTTACAACCTGTGGATTGGCGCCAGCCTGCTGAACAAGATACGCCTGGATGATGCCAGCCTGGCGCAGGCTCTTTTGACCACCAGACAAATATTACAGCCCACGGCCTGA